A single region of the Streptomyces caelestis genome encodes:
- a CDS encoding transferase, whose product MTTHLDTHLRTHCAIDRDGRITFRLPPGPAPRPQLLLRLRPKKGRPETTLHLLDLEPGRADGHLHAVLEPHPVLDEGRWDLYLLPEPEAERQRLRPGLKDLRALVDGHLRDRPSPIAVRVPYVTKDGFLALRAWRRTAHAEARAIDVTAQALAVEARLHGAELREGATVRLRLRGSDTVRDLRPRIDDDGRGFSFTAGPEDLTGGAAGPGRIWDAFVRPATDAPPIRIGRLLDDVADRKHVFVYPALTAGGSSSRPYYTVDNDLAIEVTPAESPICPK is encoded by the coding sequence ATGACCACGCACCTCGACACCCACTTGCGCACCCACTGCGCGATCGACCGGGACGGCCGCATCACCTTCCGTCTCCCGCCGGGCCCGGCCCCCCGTCCGCAGTTGCTGCTCCGCCTGCGCCCCAAGAAGGGCCGACCCGAGACGACCCTCCACCTCCTCGACCTGGAGCCCGGCCGGGCCGACGGCCATCTGCACGCCGTACTGGAACCGCACCCGGTCCTCGACGAAGGCCGCTGGGACCTGTACCTGCTGCCGGAACCGGAAGCCGAACGACAGCGGCTGCGCCCCGGCCTCAAAGACCTGCGCGCCCTCGTCGACGGCCACCTCCGCGACCGGCCCTCACCGATCGCCGTGAGAGTCCCGTACGTCACGAAGGACGGCTTCCTCGCACTCAGGGCTTGGCGGCGCACCGCCCACGCCGAGGCCCGCGCCATCGACGTCACGGCACAGGCCCTGGCGGTCGAGGCCCGCCTGCACGGCGCCGAACTCCGCGAGGGCGCCACCGTACGGCTGCGCCTGCGGGGGAGCGACACCGTACGGGACCTCCGCCCCCGGATCGACGACGACGGCAGAGGCTTCTCCTTCACGGCCGGCCCCGAAGACCTGACGGGCGGCGCAGCGGGCCCGGGCCGGATCTGGGACGCGTTCGTCCGGCCCGCCACCGACGCGCCGCCGATCCGGATCGGCCGGCTCCTCGACGACGTGGCGGACCGCAAACACGTCTTCGTCTACCCGGCGCTCACAGCGGGCGGATCCTCCTCGCGCCCCTACTACACGGTCGACAACGACCTCGCGATCGAGGTGACACCGGCCGAATCGCCGATATGCCCGAAATGA
- a CDS encoding glycosyltransferase family 4 protein → MKISFLIHNAYGIGGTITTTFNLAGALAERHDVEIVSALRHREHPHLVLDPRVRLRALVDLRKEADHPLHRRPAKVFPSAEYRHRQYSELTDQRIGECLEALDTDVVIGTRPGLNVHIAQQAPQRVLRVGQEHLTLDNHPPGLRTALRRAYRRLDVITTVTEADAAAYRRKMWLPGVHVEALPNSVPDPALPPADGTAKIVIAAGRLVPVKRYDLLIEAFAQVAAAFPDWQLRIYGKGEEQPRLRELIERLRLWNHVLLMGAATPMEAEWAKGSIGAAASDFEPFGMTIVEAMRCGLPVVSTDCPYGPGEIIEDGADGRLVPVSDADALASALLELVGDDERRRRMGRTALENARRFAPGPVVAQAERLLEEARTARSTGPRTATAAAHRTNSALIGRSHAARDAAHAAATGALRAIRKGRR, encoded by the coding sequence ATGAAGATCTCTTTCCTGATACACAACGCCTACGGAATCGGAGGCACGATCACCACCACGTTCAACCTCGCCGGGGCGCTCGCCGAGCGGCACGACGTGGAGATCGTCTCCGCGTTACGCCACCGGGAGCATCCCCATCTCGTCCTGGACCCCCGGGTGCGGCTGCGCGCGCTGGTGGATCTGCGCAAGGAGGCGGACCATCCACTGCACCGGAGACCGGCGAAGGTGTTCCCGTCCGCCGAGTACCGCCACCGCCAGTACAGCGAGCTGACCGACCAGCGCATCGGCGAGTGCCTGGAGGCGCTCGACACCGACGTCGTCATCGGCACCCGCCCCGGCCTCAACGTGCACATCGCACAGCAGGCCCCGCAGCGCGTCCTGCGCGTCGGCCAGGAGCACCTCACCCTCGACAACCACCCGCCCGGGCTGCGCACCGCACTGCGCCGCGCCTACCGCCGCCTCGACGTGATCACCACCGTCACCGAGGCGGACGCCGCCGCCTACCGGCGCAAGATGTGGCTGCCCGGCGTCCACGTCGAGGCCCTCCCGAACAGCGTCCCCGATCCCGCGCTGCCTCCCGCCGACGGCACCGCCAAGATCGTGATCGCCGCCGGCCGGCTCGTTCCGGTGAAGCGCTACGACCTGCTCATCGAGGCGTTCGCCCAGGTCGCCGCCGCCTTCCCGGACTGGCAGCTGCGCATCTACGGCAAGGGCGAGGAACAGCCCAGGCTGCGAGAACTCATCGAACGACTCCGCCTGTGGAACCACGTGTTACTGATGGGGGCCGCCACCCCCATGGAGGCCGAATGGGCCAAGGGCTCGATCGGCGCGGCCGCGTCCGACTTCGAGCCGTTCGGCATGACCATCGTCGAGGCGATGCGCTGCGGACTGCCCGTCGTCAGCACCGACTGCCCCTACGGCCCCGGCGAGATCATCGAGGACGGTGCCGACGGCCGGCTGGTGCCGGTCTCAGACGCCGACGCCCTCGCCTCGGCCCTGCTGGAACTCGTCGGCGACGACGAACGGCGCCGCCGCATGGGCCGCACCGCCCTGGAGAACGCGCGCCGCTTCGCCCCGGGCCCCGTCGTCGCCCAGGCCGAACGCCTCCTGGAGGAGGCCCGCACCGCCCGGAGCACGGGCCCACGGACCGCCACTGCGGCGGCCCACCGAACCAACAGCGCACTCATCGGCCGGAGCCACGCCGCCCGCGACGCGGCCCACGCCGCGGCCACCGGCGCACTCCGGGCGATTCGGAAGGGACGACGATGA
- a CDS encoding VanW family protein — protein MRPLITSVPRITSLPPLALAGGALVVGVGGLYLAGLMLTGGEIDSGTTVRGVAIGGLSRAEAVRKLERHLGAAGARELSVKVGDRRGTVDPRRAGLSFDVRETVDRAARTGADPVSVFGGFFRSGGDIEPVVRLDEDKARAALGRLAKGLDQKVRDGAVAFDDERVEQVVPRTGYALDVNGAIGPLRSSFLRGDIRSATPLPARETRPKVTADEVRRAVRTFAEPAMSAPVTLTAGDERFTVGQAVLGEHLVMRPDGSGRLRPELDAEGLRDDPAVAGPLDDVTTTAENARLRPDGDKAVVAEDATVGQKVTDRALGKAVLPLLTKSGANRSGEVAVDRIQPEITRENAAELGLTEKMSSFTVHFEPAEYRTKNIGRAVELINGSLVRPDETWSFNRTVGERTEANGFVEGVIILNDQFTKASGGGVSAVATTVYNALFFAGVKPVEHGAHSFYIERYPEGREATVAWGSLDLRFTNDSGKAIYIQAESTDTSVTVSFLGTRKYDEIKSVKGPRTEVKKPEKKVSDDKECVPQTPLEGFDVTVERVFYNDGREVKREPFRTHYTPRDEIVCE, from the coding sequence ATGCGCCCCCTCATCACCTCCGTTCCGCGCATCACGTCCCTTCCGCCCCTGGCCCTGGCCGGCGGCGCGCTGGTCGTGGGTGTGGGCGGGCTGTATCTCGCCGGGCTGATGCTGACGGGCGGGGAGATCGACTCCGGGACGACGGTGCGCGGGGTGGCGATCGGGGGCCTCAGCCGCGCCGAGGCGGTGCGGAAGCTGGAGCGGCACCTGGGGGCGGCCGGAGCGCGGGAGCTGTCCGTGAAGGTCGGTGACCGTAGGGGCACGGTCGATCCGCGACGTGCCGGGCTCTCCTTCGACGTCCGGGAGACTGTCGACCGGGCGGCACGCACCGGCGCCGACCCGGTCAGCGTGTTCGGCGGGTTCTTCCGCTCGGGCGGTGACATCGAGCCGGTCGTGCGCCTCGACGAGGACAAGGCCCGGGCCGCCCTCGGCCGGCTGGCGAAGGGGCTCGACCAGAAGGTCCGCGACGGTGCCGTCGCCTTCGACGACGAGCGGGTCGAGCAGGTCGTACCGCGCACGGGGTACGCGCTGGACGTGAACGGTGCGATCGGCCCGCTGCGCTCCTCCTTCCTGCGGGGCGACATCCGCTCGGCCACGCCGCTGCCCGCCCGCGAGACCCGGCCGAAGGTCACGGCCGACGAGGTACGGCGGGCGGTGCGCACGTTCGCCGAGCCGGCCATGTCGGCGCCCGTCACGCTCACCGCGGGCGACGAGCGGTTCACCGTCGGGCAGGCCGTGCTGGGCGAGCACCTGGTGATGCGGCCGGACGGCAGCGGACGACTCAGACCGGAGCTGGACGCCGAGGGGCTGCGCGATGATCCCGCCGTGGCCGGTCCCCTGGACGACGTCACCACCACCGCCGAGAACGCCAGGCTGCGGCCGGACGGCGACAAGGCCGTGGTCGCCGAGGACGCCACGGTGGGCCAGAAGGTCACCGACAGGGCTCTGGGCAAGGCGGTACTGCCACTGCTCACCAAGTCGGGCGCGAACCGCAGCGGCGAGGTGGCCGTGGACAGGATCCAGCCCGAGATCACCCGCGAGAACGCCGCGGAGCTGGGGCTGACGGAGAAGATGTCCTCCTTCACCGTCCACTTCGAACCGGCGGAATACCGCACGAAGAACATCGGCCGGGCCGTGGAACTCATCAACGGCTCCCTCGTCAGACCGGACGAGACCTGGAGCTTCAACCGGACCGTCGGTGAGCGCACCGAGGCCAACGGCTTCGTCGAGGGCGTCATCATCCTCAACGACCAGTTCACGAAGGCCTCGGGCGGCGGCGTCTCGGCCGTGGCGACGACCGTGTACAACGCGCTGTTCTTCGCCGGGGTCAAGCCCGTCGAGCACGGCGCCCACTCCTTCTACATCGAGCGCTACCCGGAGGGCCGCGAGGCGACGGTGGCCTGGGGCAGCCTGGACCTGAGGTTCACCAACGACTCCGGCAAGGCGATCTACATCCAGGCCGAGTCCACGGACACGTCCGTGACGGTCTCCTTCCTCGGCACCAGGAAGTACGACGAGATCAAGTCGGTCAAGGGTCCGCGCACCGAGGTGAAGAAGCCCGAGAAGAAGGTGAGCGACGACAAGGAGTGCGTGCCGCAGACGCCGCTCGAAGGGTTCGACGTCACCGTGGAGCGCGTCTTCTACAACGACGGCCGGGAAGTGAAGCGGGAGCCGTTCCGCACGCACTACACGCCGCGTGACGAGATCGTCTGCGAGTGA
- a CDS encoding Tat pathway signal sequence domain protein, with the protein MTGRLGPALSRRSLIGAGLGISAAGIAAAASGQALAVGSDAAGWDGAASAGAGPLSAPARGRAFLAAAMDAYSDHGSIRLTQSYTDQAGLFSTAFTYDNALAILAHLAARRPESLARATALGDALLYAQTHDPAYDDGRLRQAYNVGPYTFYDGSPQPDGFVRADGTANVGTQFGFTGTAVGDMAWAGIALSALARRTGARRFLTGAVRIGEWIERTGRTDEPLGGYKFGVDGANQRLPFTSTEHNTDLVCLFGRLARLTGDRVWLERRDGAEAFVRRMWEPAGGFFYTGTNDGVTVNKSPIPEDTQTWTHLALGSRTGEYARSLDWAAAELAVLDHAGRTNSTVPAGQSYEGVTFSSASLVANEDAPIAAGQPKPDRNGVWFEGTAHLALALRDRGKRGDEARARRLLASTEQAQELLGGGQTVGGKALPERAGVVSASSPLDTGFGFGYYPYRHTGATAWYLMAAARCNPLRA; encoded by the coding sequence ATGACTGGCAGACTAGGCCCGGCGCTGAGCCGGCGTTCGCTCATCGGTGCCGGCCTCGGCATCAGCGCCGCGGGGATCGCCGCGGCAGCCTCCGGACAGGCCCTGGCGGTCGGTTCGGACGCCGCCGGTTGGGACGGTGCCGCTTCGGCGGGCGCGGGCCCGCTGTCGGCCCCAGCCCGGGGGCGCGCCTTTCTCGCCGCCGCCATGGATGCCTACTCCGACCACGGCAGCATCCGCCTCACCCAGAGCTACACCGACCAGGCGGGCCTCTTCAGCACGGCTTTCACGTACGACAACGCCCTGGCGATCCTGGCCCACCTCGCGGCCCGGCGGCCGGAAAGCCTGGCCAGGGCAACGGCCTTGGGCGACGCCCTGCTCTACGCGCAGACGCACGACCCGGCGTACGACGACGGCAGGCTCCGGCAGGCCTACAACGTCGGCCCGTACACCTTCTACGACGGCTCGCCGCAGCCCGACGGCTTCGTACGGGCGGACGGCACCGCCAACGTCGGTACGCAGTTCGGCTTCACCGGCACGGCGGTGGGCGACATGGCCTGGGCGGGCATCGCCCTGAGCGCCCTCGCCCGCCGCACCGGGGCGCGTCGTTTCCTCACCGGTGCCGTGCGGATCGGCGAGTGGATCGAGCGGACCGGCCGTACCGACGAGCCGCTCGGCGGCTACAAGTTCGGGGTCGACGGGGCGAACCAGCGGCTGCCCTTCACGTCGACCGAGCACAACACCGACCTGGTGTGTCTCTTCGGCCGGCTCGCCCGGCTGACCGGCGACCGGGTGTGGCTCGAGCGGCGGGATGGGGCCGAGGCCTTCGTGCGCAGGATGTGGGAGCCGGCCGGGGGCTTCTTCTACACAGGCACCAACGACGGCGTGACCGTCAACAAGTCCCCGATTCCGGAGGACACCCAGACCTGGACCCACCTCGCGCTCGGCTCCCGCACGGGTGAGTACGCCCGGTCGCTGGACTGGGCCGCAGCGGAGCTGGCCGTCCTGGACCACGCGGGCCGCACGAACAGCACGGTGCCCGCGGGGCAGTCGTACGAGGGCGTCACCTTCAGTTCCGCGAGTCTCGTGGCGAACGAGGACGCGCCGATCGCGGCGGGCCAGCCCAAGCCCGACCGCAACGGTGTGTGGTTCGAGGGGACGGCTCATCTCGCGCTCGCCCTGCGGGACCGTGGGAAGCGTGGTGACGAGGCGCGCGCCCGGCGGCTGCTCGCGTCGACCGAGCAGGCCCAGGAGTTGCTGGGCGGCGGTCAGACCGTCGGCGGCAAGGCGCTGCCCGAGCGGGCCGGGGTGGTGTCCGCGAGCAGTCCGCTGGACACCGGGTTCGGCTTCGGCTACTACCCCTACCGGCACACGGGCGCGACCGCCTGGTACCTGATGGCGGCGGCGCGCTGCAACCCGCTGCGGGCGTGA
- a CDS encoding carbonic anhydrase, whose protein sequence is MNSPATAHRGAGPEPHPFAGPRPTTGGTVRRTLLRTALTGAAALGLTAARPATAGTSVPSAGPRPSTPQEALAELAAGNRRWRAFRERHPHETPATRRTLTTAQHPFAVVLGCIDSRVPPELVFDQGLGDLMTVRTAGEVLDEAVLGSVAYGVLELGIPLVVVLGHQSCGAVRAAVEAEKSGGRLPAHIQYLADQISPAIDHSAEGDARIDATVDANVRLVRSRLAAEPDLAARISAGTLAIVGARYELTNQAVHRVG, encoded by the coding sequence GTGAACTCACCTGCCACCGCTCACAGAGGCGCCGGCCCTGAACCGCACCCCTTCGCCGGTCCACGGCCGACCACAGGCGGCACCGTCCGCCGCACGCTCCTGCGCACCGCGCTGACCGGGGCCGCAGCCCTCGGCCTCACAGCCGCCCGCCCGGCCACCGCCGGCACGAGCGTCCCCTCCGCCGGCCCGCGGCCCAGTACCCCGCAGGAAGCCCTCGCGGAACTGGCCGCCGGCAACCGCCGCTGGCGCGCCTTCCGCGAACGCCACCCGCACGAAACCCCCGCGACTCGGCGGACATTGACCACCGCTCAGCACCCGTTCGCGGTCGTGCTCGGCTGCATCGACTCACGCGTGCCCCCGGAACTGGTCTTCGACCAGGGGCTGGGCGACCTGATGACCGTGCGCACCGCGGGCGAGGTCCTGGACGAGGCCGTCCTCGGCAGCGTCGCCTACGGCGTCCTGGAACTGGGCATCCCCCTGGTCGTGGTGCTCGGGCACCAGTCGTGCGGCGCGGTGCGTGCCGCGGTCGAGGCGGAGAAGTCCGGCGGGCGCCTGCCCGCTCACATCCAGTACCTCGCCGACCAGATAAGCCCGGCCATCGACCACAGCGCGGAAGGGGACGCGCGGATCGACGCCACCGTCGACGCCAACGTCCGCCTCGTCCGCTCCCGGCTGGCCGCGGAGCCCGACCTCGCCGCCAGGATCAGCGCCGGCACGCTGGCGATCGTCGGCGCCCGCTACGAACTGACCAACCAGGCGGTCCACCGCGTCGGTTGA
- the katG gene encoding catalase/peroxidase HPI — MTENHDAIVTDAKQEETSGGCPVAHGRALHPTQGGGNRQWWPERLNLKILAKNPEVANPLGEEFDYAEAFKSLDLAAVKRDIAEVLTTSQDWWPADFGHYGPLMVRMAWHSAGTYRISDGRGGAGAGQQRFAPLNSWPDNGNLDKARRLLWPVKKKYGQSISWADLMILTGNVALEQMGFETFGFAGGREDVWEPEEDVYWGPETTWLDDKRYTGDRELENPLGAVQMGLIYVNPEGPNGNPDPLAAARDIRETFRRMAMNDEETVALIAGGHTFGKTHGAGPADHVGDDPEAASMEEQGLGWRSTYGTGKGGDAITSGLEVTWTSTPTQWSNGFFKNLFEFEYELEQSPAGANQWVAKDAPEIVPDAHDSSKKHRPKMLTTDLALRFDPIYEPISRRFYENPQEFADAFARAWFKLTHRDMGPKSLYLGPEVPEETLLWQDPLPEAEGEAIDDGDIAILKTKLLESGLSVSQLVSTAWASASTFRGSDKRGGANGARIRLEPQRSWEVNEPDELAQVLRVLEGIQQEFNSGAGAKKVSLADLIVLGGTAAVEKAAKEAGYQVEVPFAAGRVDATEEHTDAESFAALEPIADGFRNYLGKGNRLPAEYLLLDKANLLTLSAPEMTVLVGGLRVLGANYQQSQLGALTATPGSLTNDFFVNLLDLGTTWKATSEDQTTFEGRDAATGEVKWAGSRADLVFGSNSELRALAEVYASDDAKEKFVNDFVAAWVKVMNLDRFDLV; from the coding sequence ATGACTGAGAACCACGACGCGATCGTCACCGACGCGAAGCAGGAGGAGACGAGCGGCGGCTGCCCCGTGGCGCACGGCCGCGCCCTGCACCCGACCCAGGGTGGCGGCAACCGTCAGTGGTGGCCGGAGCGCCTCAACCTGAAGATCCTTGCCAAGAACCCCGAGGTGGCGAACCCCCTCGGCGAGGAGTTCGACTACGCCGAGGCGTTCAAGTCCCTCGACCTCGCGGCCGTGAAACGGGACATCGCCGAGGTGCTGACCACCTCGCAGGACTGGTGGCCCGCGGACTTCGGCCACTACGGCCCCCTGATGGTCCGTATGGCCTGGCACAGCGCGGGCACCTACCGCATCAGCGACGGCCGCGGCGGCGCCGGCGCCGGCCAGCAGCGCTTCGCCCCGCTCAACAGCTGGCCGGACAACGGCAACCTGGACAAGGCCCGCCGTCTGCTGTGGCCGGTCAAGAAGAAGTACGGCCAGAGCATCTCCTGGGCCGACCTCATGATCCTCACCGGCAACGTCGCCCTGGAGCAGATGGGCTTCGAGACCTTCGGCTTCGCCGGCGGCCGCGAGGACGTCTGGGAGCCCGAGGAGGACGTGTACTGGGGCCCCGAGACCACCTGGCTCGACGACAAGCGCTACACCGGCGACCGCGAGCTGGAGAACCCGCTCGGCGCCGTCCAGATGGGCCTCATCTACGTCAACCCCGAGGGCCCGAACGGCAACCCGGACCCGCTCGCCGCGGCCCGCGACATCCGTGAGACGTTCCGCCGCATGGCGATGAACGACGAGGAGACCGTCGCCCTGATCGCCGGTGGCCACACCTTCGGCAAGACCCACGGCGCGGGCCCGGCCGACCACGTCGGTGACGACCCCGAGGCCGCCTCCATGGAGGAGCAGGGCCTGGGTTGGCGGAGCACCTACGGCACGGGCAAGGGCGGAGACGCCATCACCTCCGGCCTGGAGGTCACCTGGACCTCGACGCCGACCCAGTGGAGCAACGGGTTCTTCAAGAACCTCTTCGAGTTCGAGTACGAGCTCGAGCAGAGCCCGGCCGGCGCCAACCAGTGGGTGGCCAAGGACGCCCCGGAGATCGTCCCGGACGCGCACGACTCGTCGAAGAAGCACCGTCCGAAGATGCTCACCACCGACCTGGCGCTGCGCTTCGACCCGATCTACGAGCCGATCTCCCGCCGGTTCTACGAGAACCCGCAGGAGTTCGCGGACGCCTTCGCCCGTGCCTGGTTCAAGCTGACCCACCGTGACATGGGCCCGAAGTCGCTGTACCTCGGCCCGGAGGTCCCGGAGGAGACCCTGCTGTGGCAGGACCCGCTGCCCGAGGCCGAGGGCGAGGCCATCGACGACGGGGACATCGCGATCCTGAAGACCAAGCTCCTGGAGTCGGGTCTGTCCGTTTCGCAGCTGGTGTCCACCGCCTGGGCCTCGGCGTCCACGTTCCGCGGCAGCGACAAGCGCGGCGGTGCCAACGGCGCCCGTATCCGCCTGGAGCCGCAGCGCAGCTGGGAGGTCAACGAGCCCGACGAGCTGGCGCAGGTCCTGCGGGTCCTGGAAGGCATCCAGCAGGAGTTCAACTCCGGCGCCGGTGCCAAGAAGGTGTCGCTGGCCGACCTGATCGTCCTCGGTGGCACCGCCGCCGTCGAGAAGGCCGCCAAGGAAGCCGGCTACCAGGTGGAGGTTCCCTTCGCCGCGGGCCGTGTGGACGCGACGGAGGAGCACACCGACGCCGAGTCGTTCGCCGCGCTCGAGCCGATCGCCGACGGGTTCCGCAACTACCTCGGCAAGGGCAACCGCCTGCCGGCCGAGTACCTGCTGCTCGACAAGGCGAACCTGCTGACGCTGAGCGCCCCCGAGATGACCGTCCTGGTCGGCGGCCTGCGGGTGCTGGGCGCCAACTACCAGCAGTCCCAGCTCGGTGCCCTCACCGCGACGCCCGGCTCGCTGACGAACGACTTCTTCGTCAACCTGCTCGACCTGGGCACGACGTGGAAGGCGACCTCCGAGGACCAGACCACGTTCGAGGGCCGCGACGCCGCCACGGGCGAGGTCAAGTGGGCCGGCAGCCGCGCCGACCTGGTCTTCGGCTCGAACTCCGAGCTGCGGGCGCTCGCCGAGGTCTACGCGAGCGACGACGCGAAGGAGAAGTTCGTGAACGACTTCGTCGCGGCGTGGGTCAAGGTCATGAACCTGGACCGGTTCGACCTGGTCTGA
- a CDS encoding Fur family transcriptional regulator, producing the protein MTASRTPTTAEELRGAGLRVTAARVALLEAVRDGDHLGAEAIASEVRGRVGHISVQAVYEGLHALTAAGLVRRLEPPGSPALYEGRVGDNHHHLVCRSCGAVADVDCAVGHAPCLTASDDRGFAVDEAEVIYWGLCPACSTARSS; encoded by the coding sequence ATGACCGCATCCCGGACCCCGACCACCGCCGAGGAGCTGCGCGGTGCCGGCCTGAGAGTGACGGCCGCCCGCGTCGCACTGCTCGAGGCCGTGCGGGACGGTGATCACCTCGGCGCCGAGGCGATCGCCTCCGAGGTACGCGGCCGCGTCGGCCACATCTCCGTCCAAGCCGTGTACGAGGGGCTCCACGCACTCACCGCGGCCGGACTCGTACGCCGCCTCGAACCACCCGGCAGCCCGGCCCTCTACGAGGGACGGGTCGGCGACAACCATCACCACCTCGTGTGCCGGTCCTGCGGGGCCGTCGCCGACGTCGACTGCGCGGTCGGCCACGCCCCCTGCCTGACCGCGTCCGACGACCGCGGCTTCGCCGTCGACGAGGCCGAGGTCATCTACTGGGGCCTGTGCCCCGCCTGTTCCACCGCCCGCAGTTCCTGA
- a CDS encoding glyceraldehyde-3-phosphate dehydrogenase has product MTVNDDSFTNWKNREEIAESMIPIIGKLHRERDVTVLLHSRSLVNKSVVSLLKTHRFARQIAGAELSVTETLPFLQTLAELDLGPSQIDIGMLAATYREDDRGLSVAEFTAEAVAGATGANKIERREGRDVVLYGFGRIGRLVARLLIEKAGSGNGLRLRAIVVRGGGEQDIVKRASLLRRDSIHGQFQGTITVDEANSTIVANGNAIKVIYANDPSEVDYTAYGIKDAILIDNTGKWRDREGLSTHLRPGIDKVVLTAPGKGDVPNIVHGVNHDTIKPDEQILSCASCTTNAIVPPLKAMDDEFGVQRGHVETVHSFTNDQNLLDNYHKSERRGRSAPLNMVITETGAASAVAKALPELKAKITGSSIRVPVPDVSIAILNLQLARETTRQEVLDYLREVSLTSPLKRQIDFISAPDAVSSDFIGSRHASIVDAGATKVEGDNAILYLWYDNEFGYSCQVIRVVQHVSGVEYPTFPAPAV; this is encoded by the coding sequence GTGACTGTCAACGACGACTCGTTCACCAACTGGAAGAACCGCGAGGAGATCGCGGAGTCGATGATCCCGATCATCGGGAAGCTGCACCGGGAGCGGGACGTGACCGTCCTGCTGCACAGCCGCTCCCTGGTGAACAAGTCGGTGGTCAGCCTCCTCAAGACCCACCGGTTCGCCCGGCAGATCGCCGGTGCGGAGCTCTCCGTCACCGAGACGCTGCCGTTCCTGCAGACCCTGGCCGAGCTCGACCTCGGGCCGTCCCAGATCGACATCGGCATGCTCGCCGCCACGTACCGCGAGGACGACCGCGGTCTGTCGGTCGCGGAGTTCACCGCCGAGGCCGTCGCCGGTGCCACCGGAGCCAACAAGATCGAGCGCCGTGAGGGACGCGACGTCGTCCTCTACGGCTTCGGCCGCATCGGCCGGCTCGTCGCCCGGCTGCTCATCGAGAAGGCCGGTTCGGGCAACGGCCTGCGCCTGCGGGCCATCGTCGTGCGCGGCGGAGGCGAGCAGGACATCGTCAAGCGCGCCTCGCTGCTGCGCCGCGACTCCATCCACGGCCAGTTCCAGGGCACGATCACCGTCGACGAGGCGAACAGCACGATCGTCGCCAACGGCAACGCGATCAAGGTCATCTACGCGAACGACCCGTCCGAGGTCGACTACACGGCGTACGGCATCAAGGACGCCATCCTCATCGACAACACCGGCAAGTGGCGCGACCGCGAGGGCCTGTCCACGCACCTGCGCCCCGGCATCGACAAGGTCGTGCTCACCGCGCCCGGCAAGGGCGACGTCCCGAACATCGTGCACGGCGTCAACCACGACACCATCAAGCCGGACGAGCAGATCCTGTCCTGCGCCTCGTGCACCACGAACGCGATCGTGCCGCCGCTGAAGGCGATGGACGACGAGTTCGGCGTCCAGCGCGGCCACGTAGAGACCGTCCACTCGTTCACGAACGACCAGAACCTGCTGGACAACTACCACAAGTCCGAACGCCGGGGCCGCAGCGCGCCGCTCAACATGGTCATCACCGAGACGGGTGCCGCCTCCGCCGTCGCCAAGGCGCTGCCCGAGCTCAAGGCGAAGATCACCGGAAGCTCCATCCGGGTCCCGGTGCCGGACGTCTCCATCGCGATCCTCAACCTCCAGCTCGCGCGCGAGACCACCCGCCAGGAGGTCCTCGACTACCTGCGCGAGGTGTCCCTGACCTCGCCGCTGAAGCGCCAGATCGACTTCATCAGCGCGCCCGACGCGGTCTCCAGCGACTTCATCGGCTCGCGCCACGCCTCGATCGTCGACGCCGGCGCCACCAAGGTCGAAGGCGACAACGCCATCCTCTACCTCTGGTACGACAACGAGTTCGGCTACTCCTGCCAGGTCATCCGTGTCGTGCAGCACGTGTCCGGGGTGGAGTACCCGACGTTCCCGGCTCCGGCGGTCTGA